AAAAGGAAAGGCCCATGCTTTGGCAATTCATTATCTGTCCTGTAAATCCAAAGCTGTGAAACATTCTCAGTAGCTTGACTGGTGGTAATTCACTATCGTAGGGCTGGTGTTCACCACAAAAGCAGTTCCTCATGGTTACAGAAGTCACACTAATCGGGCACGCTTTTCACAATTCCTCCAGATCAGTTAGATCCACAACCACTTTCAAAAAGAGAGTGTCATCTCTGATGTAGGTGTTCTTTGTGTTCTCCAGGACTGAGTGCGGCACAAAGCGTGGACAGCCGGAGGCGATATTCATTTCTCCATCCGGCCTTTTGAAACTGCTGCTGTTGGGGTCAGCTCTAAAGACTTCCacgatgtgattttttttcccactttggTCCAAAAGCATAAGTGTAACTTTCTGCTTGAAAGGCCACAGGAGCAGTGAGTCAAACTCGCCCCTCATGACCACGAAGTAGAGGGAGATGTGCGTTCCCTTTCCCGAGCCGTCCCCGTTCAGGTAGGCTCTCGCACACAACCTGTACCCGCAGCGGCTGGTGTAGAAGGGCTGGCTGGCTATGGACAGCACACGGCCTTCCACTGCCTCTTTCTTCTTCGTCTTGTAGTCCGTGATTTTCCAGATTAATTTCCCATTGTAGCACGTGCCTTCCAGAAGCTTAAATCGTTCTTCATTTTTATTGAGCTGTGCTTTGTGAATATTGATCTGGAGATCATGTTTGCTGGACTGATCTTCCAAAACAActgagagaaggggaaaaaaagaaatagaaaaaaaaagagaaagacattTGGTAAAATAAAAGTGTCAGAACCCTGGATAAAATGAGCACCCAGACTCAAGCTGGCAAAACTGATCCACCCAAGCCTGAGTACAGGCTCTGAACTACAGCTGCTAACTTTTTAAAACTGTAATTGCAGCTGGTAGCTGAATAAGAAAAACTGGCAGCTATAAACCAAGAATGCCCGAATAGCACCATGGCCTCCATCACAGTGCATGAGCCAGACCAAGGCCAGCTCAGTGTCACAGGAGTTCAGGAGACGTTGTGTAGTAGGGAAAGGTGGGAGAACAATGCACACACCATCACAGTTTGGTCTCAGAATGCAAGAAGAAAAGCCCTTTGTACTGAAGAGCTACAGCTGACTGAGTGTAGCACCAGAGTCTCTCCTTAGCCACCAGTAAATGAGCAAACCCCCCCTGCCTGTGCAGGAAAGTGCCAACGTACCCAAGCGCTGGTCGTACGTCTCCATCAGGGCAATCTTCTGTTTCACGTTTTCAATTGTGTCAAACAGGGGCCGCAGGTCTAATTTACTTTGCTGCTGGTTTGCCATCTGTATTAGCTGTTTCACTTGTGATTCCAGGCGTGCAGACTTATCCAGGTGACTGGCCAGAGCCTTTCCAGTTCATGCCATTGGAAGAGGGTGGGAAGTAGAGACAAGAGATATCCATAAAATCAGCTATTTGCTTTGAATAAGATAATGAAGTCTTTAGCATATCAGCAGTATCAATGATATGATGCATTCAAAGTGCTCTGCTTGCTTAGGAATTTATCCCAGTGCTCCTTCATGATTAATTCAGCACATTTATAGACTGAGAAGCCATCCGTCATTCAGACCCAATTCACACTGCATCACTACATTCAACTCAGTATTCAAATTTACACCTGCACATTTGCCATGGGCATCTGACCATGAGGATTTGTACAGTGCTTTTTGCCCAGATCATGTATCCAAACTTCTGTAtccattaaaatgaaaagacaATGCCGTACTGTAAAAAATTGAGAAGGTCTTGAGGAGATTTGTTATTGCTGTGCTATTAATGACAACTATTACTGGAGAAACATATTTCAGGATACAAGAAAGCAATTGGTAAAAAAGGTAAAATCAATGTCTCACCTGACTGCTTACCATCAAGCTGCTGTTGTTACCAAACAGTTGTGTATACTGTCTGAATTCTTTCTCACACTTCTTAATGGCATCTGCTAGCTGCTGGATTTTAATCTCTTTACATTCCAGGCTCTTATACAGGTCAGATATCTACAGATGGAAAAATCAGAGTATAAAAGCTAAGGAACACCAAAACATACAATgaagaaattataaaatatgTGACTATATAAGAGAGAGTGGAAAAGTTTACAATGCAAATCCTCTAAGTGAGCTAGATAAAGCACTCCTTAATTCACTATTCGTGGATAAGCACTGGCAAGAATTGAACGTAAGGTATCAGACTCTTGAATAGATCTGTGTGGCTACAAGTGAAAAGAGGCTCCCATCTCTCATTTCCATCATGATGATCCATTCAGCTCTGCAGTGGGGTAATACATATTTACATGCACACGTGCATGTGCGTTTCTGTGTGTATgtatacagatttttttcctctacggAGGTCTAACCAGCCGAAGAGATGAGTCAGTGAGGGATACACACTTCAAAACCAAGTTACAGCACTTTGGGATGCTTATTTCTTGCATAAACAAGCAAAGAGTAAGTTCACTATCAGCTTGGATGCATTCAGTTTAGCAGGACTGGGCCtacacccagtgtcacctgctGGGAGCCAAAGAAGTGATCATGAGCAGAAAGATGCTTGCAGCTGGTTCTGGTGTCCTCCATGCTGCCTCCACACAGAGCAGGTAACCTGGCCAGTCAATGaaactttaaaatactttatcTCTAAACGTCATATCCAGTGTAAAGCAGAGACTGAAAGCAAATGAGGTGAGCAATGGCAAGGAGCCTCCCACTGTGCCTAGTGGAGAATGTATATGCCTGGGCACAGAGAGCTTTCCCTGTAATTGACTGACTTCCCTAGAAGAGCTTATGCTGTCTTCTGAGATGTGAAAAGACCATAAAAACAGTCTTTTAAAATGTAGCTGAGCTAAACCAGGCAACAAATGTAGACTCTCATATCATCCTCTAACAAGTCAAGAACTGCTGAAGAGTGCTTATTAAATATGACTTACCTGTTCTTCCAACCGGGAGTTCTTGTCTAAAATCTGCAGCATGTGTTCCCTCAGGGCACTGTTTTCATGTTCAGCAAGTTTCCCTCTTTTAACCTTAGTGATGCAGAGGGgggaagtgaaaaaataaaatagtaagATAAGCAGATTTTTGAAGCTGTCAGTAAAAAATTTATTAATGCAAACATTCAAAATGTCTCCTTTATGCTTTGAAAGTGAGGGAAAGGCAGTCCTGATTTTCTAGGATGGCATCTTAGCAGAAATGGCTGTGAAAGGACACCAACTGgttattttaattattctgcTTGGTTTGGGAGACAGAGTCCAGTCCTTGTGCAGACAAAGATCTGTAAAACAGTACCTTTACATGACAGCCGTACTGCTTATATGGGCAGTCCACTTCTGCCTCAGGACACACAGCATGGTGCTTTTCGATCTGCAGGTATTAACAAAGAAGGTTGTGATTAAATAATTACTTGGTAATTTGAAGCACTAATAAAATCTAAATGCCTGCACAAAGGGTGAATAAAGGCCACTGTCGTGACACTACCAATCACCTAACAGGAAAAAGAGTATTCAGAATCAATAAGCAAGCCAGGTATTTTTCCATTCTGCAAAACACCAATGGCTTGCAGTGACAGAATAATCCACTTAAAAGATGGGAGATATATCCCTTTTAGGATCAAACAAAGGAAACACTTAGAGCAATGAAATTTTATTGGCACGGGCAAATGTGGTCTGCAACATTGCTTTCAGTTTTCATAAACATGTGTGATCTGCTGAATTGCaatatgtgaaaaaaaataattgtacctcttttttcagaattatttgTGAACAGTTTTGGAGACAAGGCACAGGATAATCAGGACAGTCATTTTTCTCATGattctgaagaaaaaggaacagaacaaggcaatggttttatttttttaaagtagtatATGCAGAGGAAGCTATGCAAAAAGAAATCCCAAACATACAAATACAAGCCACATATCACCTTGGTGTTCATAAGAGAGCATCAATAATTGGTATTATTTAAAGCACAGTTATTATACTTTCACCTTCAGCTACTCAGCCAAATTTTGTATCAGGTGTTAAGTGCCACTGCAATGCTGGAAACTTTTCACTCAGCAGTATCAAGGGGAAACAGGTGCTATGGATTCCTGGGAATGCTTCATAATCTTACCTTTATGTTAATTAACACCACATACGTATTACAGTACTGGCACATCTCTTCTCGGAATTTACAGTGCTGGCTCAAGTGCTCTTTCAAGTCTTTGCGAAGAATTTGATCTGGGCATCCATCATTAGTGCATTGCATGCTTTGAAACAAACACTGCTGGAGATGCTCCTGCAACACACACCAGCAGATTAAATGCCAAATGGCCAGTGTGACCTGGCACGTTTCCTTGAATCAACAATCACCTAAGCATTCAGAATATGAATGGATGCTGTAATTTACTAAGGCTACATAAAGCAAATgattcttatttaaaaaagaaaaaagccctaAGGCAACCCCTTTGGCTCCCAGCTTGTTCCCTCAGGAACAAGCTAACAGCTGTAATATTTGCTACTTTAAACCACATTGCTACAATAACTCTGAAGACAATCATGGGAATTTAGCTAATCATAAATAAATAGGGCTGTCATGAAAATCAAAGGCTTCAAAATTTGATCAAGCAAACCAACCTGATATCGTCCCAGAATTACTTTTGAATTGCAGTCAGGAAAGTTTTTGCAGAACACATGCAAGTTGAGAACTTCCCTTTTACAGCAGTTGTCTTTGAATACCTGTAAAGGAAGCAAACCAGCCTTAATTTGCAGTCACATGGTAatactgtccctgcccagctccgtGGGGTCCCATGTGCCCCCACAGCCACACGGGTGGGTTCAGTGTTACAGTCGGTAACAACGAGTCGAGAAGGGCATTTGTGTGCGTTCTGGCAGGAGCATTCATTGCTGCTACACTGTCAAAGGGTGCAGAGGCAAACACCAACATGATCCCAAAACTCACAGTTTTACCCGGGgacagggaaaaggcaggaccagggaatggggaccaatggggaagctctgggggagtgaggaggggtagaggctgacagccagctggggaatccaaactgggatagattaacagaacaagcatcctgggagaagcctttctggACACCCTAACATAAAGTGGGTTCTTGTGGTACTagggacttgtcttactgaaaaCTCTCTGTTCCTTGTACTGTATGTTCTGTTCTACTGGCCACCACAACAAGGGATATTACTTACAATATAAAAGAACAATACATCGCTACAGATCTTCTGAGTGTTCAAGTGTAGACTCCATAATCATGACTATGGCTCTTAATAATTAATGTTGAAAATTTGTATTAAAACTATAAATTAAACCATTTATGAAATTTGttttgtaggggtttttttcccctgcatagTTATTCCACAGATGCTGATCCATCCCACAGCCAGCAGGACTAGTAGCACAGGAGCTGTATAACCACTGCCAGAGCCTGCCTGTATCTAGAAGAAAGCAACTGGAGCTAACATGCCCCAAAAGCCAAACCAGCTCTGTGCATGCTCCACTATGTTCAAGTGCCTTTGGGATGGAGGCAGTGCTGAGATATCCTTTCTGCCACCTCTGAGAAGCAGCACCGTTCTCAGCTGTATATGCAGAAGCAAATGAAGCCCCCAGAGCAAACTCTCTGTCTTATTTAGAGATCTTCCTGCATTGTTGTTATTAAAATTTGCAAGAAGTAGAAGATGggaaatgaaaaccaaaaatccTGTGGACAGTTTGATTACAATTTCCTATCAGGAGtaggagagagaggaaggagacaTTTTATTTCCCTGGAAAATTTCTGGCAGGACCAAGTATACAGTACACTTTCAAGTCTTGGAATATAAATAAGGACAAATGAATCcattataaaacaaaacaaccaaaaccaacaatagcttgcaaaataaaaaggattaacttatttttttctctaaaagttacccaaaagtaaattaaatctTCAGGGCTAATAAGAGCTAATGCAGATAGTCAAGACAGCAAATTATAACCAAGTGAAAACAATCAGATAA
This Aphelocoma coerulescens isolate FSJ_1873_10779 chromosome 3, UR_Acoe_1.0, whole genome shotgun sequence DNA region includes the following protein-coding sequences:
- the TRAF5 gene encoding TNF receptor-associated factor 5 isoform X1 — its product is MACDEPAALSGIFTRQNSASTNSLDFEPDADYKFVESLEERYKCAYCHLVLHNPHQTGCGHRFCQQCILALRELNAVPTCPVDKETIKMHEVFKDNCCKREVLNLHVFCKNFPDCNSKVILGRYQEHLQQCLFQSMQCTNDGCPDQILRKDLKEHLSQHCKFREEMCQYCNTYVVLINIKNHEKNDCPDYPVPCLQNCSQIILKKEIEKHHAVCPEAEVDCPYKQYGCHVKVKRGKLAEHENSALREHMLQILDKNSRLEEQISDLYKSLECKEIKIQQLADAIKKCEKEFRQYTQLFGNNSSLMVSSQALASHLDKSARLESQVKQLIQMANQQQSKLDLRPLFDTIENVKQKIALMETYDQRLVVLEDQSSKHDLQINIHKAQLNKNEERFKLLEGTCYNGKLIWKITDYKTKKKEAVEGRVLSIASQPFYTSRCGYRLCARAYLNGDGSGKGTHISLYFVVMRGEFDSLLLWPFKQKVTLMLLDQSGKKNHIVEVFRADPNSSSFKRPDGEMNIASGCPRFVPHSVLENTKNTYIRDDTLFLKVVVDLTDLEEL
- the TRAF5 gene encoding TNF receptor-associated factor 5 isoform X2 gives rise to the protein MACDEPAALSGIFTRQNSASTNSLDFEPDADYKFVESLEERYKCAYCHLVLHNPHQTGCGHRFCQQCILALRELNAVPTCPVDKETIKMHEVFKDNCCKREVLNLHVFCKNFPDCNSKVILGRYQEHLQQCLFQSMQCTNDGCPDQILRKDLKEHLSQHCKFREEMCQYCNTYVVLINIKNHEKNDCPDYPVPCLQNCSQIILKKEIEKHHAVCPEAEVDCPYKQYGCHVKVKRGKLAEHENSALREHMLQILDKNSRLEEQISDLYKSLECKEIKIQQLADAIKKCEKEFRQYTQLFGNNSSLMALASHLDKSARLESQVKQLIQMANQQQSKLDLRPLFDTIENVKQKIALMETYDQRLVVLEDQSSKHDLQINIHKAQLNKNEERFKLLEGTCYNGKLIWKITDYKTKKKEAVEGRVLSIASQPFYTSRCGYRLCARAYLNGDGSGKGTHISLYFVVMRGEFDSLLLWPFKQKVTLMLLDQSGKKNHIVEVFRADPNSSSFKRPDGEMNIASGCPRFVPHSVLENTKNTYIRDDTLFLKVVVDLTDLEEL